TCACCAGGGCCGCTGGTTCCTCGCGGCAACCGCTGCCCAGACCAAGCAGCGCGAGCACACACGCGGCCAGCCGTCCACGGCAACAAACGTTCATCGCGCACGCTCCCAAGCCAGAATCATGCCTCGCGCGGCACCGCAGCAGTATAAGGCGGTTTGCCCAGGGGCAAACAAAGTGCGGGGGGAAAAAAGACCTCTGCGGCGGCCGTCACGGCCAGCCGCAGAGGTCCAGGTGCGTCGGATGTTGGGGCGCCCGCGATCGTCGAGGCGGGGCCCGTCGTGCAGTGGCTCGCCGTTACTCAATCGGCAAGGTGTAGCTCAAGGCACCGATCGCCTCGCCCGGTTTGGCGGCCTTGTAGTGATCGTGGCACATCGTGCATTTCTCCATGACGACCGGCACGATGGTGGCGGCGCGGAGATAGGGCTTCCCGTCACGTTCGACGACGGCCTCGTGATACGCGGCGCCTGCCTTGAGCTTGGCGATGGCCGTCTTCTCGAACTCGTCGCTCGGCGCGTTCTTGTCGTTGGTGGGCAGCCCGGTCGCGTCGAGCAGGCGCGCTTCGTGCCAGCCCTTGTTCTTCATCGCGTCGAACAACGCGATAGCGGCGGTTCCGGCCGGCAGATCGGCGTCGTCGTTGACGTAGTGCGTTGTGATCAACACGACGGCCGTCTTGTAGAGGTCGTCGAGCATCCGCACTTGCTTGCGGGTCCGCTCGAGGGCCTGCGCATCGACGTCGCCCGACCGGTCGGCGGCGACGAGCGCACCGTCGGCGATGAACAGGCACGCCGCCGCGATTGCCAGCGACGCGCCGGCGACTCCCGCTGTTTTGGTCCACGTATTCATTCCGCCTGACTCCTGAAGGAAGGAGAGAAAACCATGCCCCGTTTTCGCGTCAACGCCCCGCGCGCCGCGGGCGGCTTTTGCCTTTCGGCGGCACGGGCCGAAGTTCGACCAGTTGTTTGCCCGGCCGGACGACGTCCGACAGATAAACGCCGTTGAGATACTCGAGCTGAATCCGTTCGGCCTCGGCCAGGACGCTGCGCAGCCGGCAGTTCGGCTGGATTACGCACACGGCGTCGACGCCCACGCAATCCAGCAGATGTAAGTTGCCTTCGAACGCCAGGACCACCTCGCCGACGCGAATCGCCTCAGGCGCGCGGGCCAATTCAATCCCGCCGCCCACGCCGCGAATACTCCGGACGAACCCCAGACGCCCCAGTTGATGGACGACTTTGCCGACGTGGTGCGCCGAGATCTGGAAGAACTGGGCCACGTCGGCCACGTGAGCACGGCCGGGCTTGCCGGCCAGGTAGATCAGCGTCCGCAGGGCGTAATCGGTTTGCAGGGCGAGTCGCATGGCCGCTCGGTTAAAGATGCAATACTCGTACAGGTTTAAAATGTTTAGGTCGCGCCGCCACGCAGGTCAAGACAAACCGGGGCGCTCCTCCATTCCGGAAAATCGGTTCATCCGCTCGCGGAGCACGCGGCGGCGGCCCTCGTTCGGGCTAGGCGGGCCGGCGGTCGAGCAGCTCGGCCAGGTGCAGCACCTCGATCGCCTGCCCTTGCCGGTGCAGGCGGCCGCCGATGTTCATCAGGCAGCCCGCGTCGGTCGCGACCACGCAGCGGGCGTCCGTCGCGCAAATGGCCCGGGCCTTGTCGTCGACCATTGCGCCGGAAACCTGCGGATAGCGCACGGCAAACGAGCCGCCGAACCCGCAGCACTGGTCGTGGCGCGCCAGCGGCACGAGGGTCGCGCCCGCCACGTGGGCCAGCAGCCGCTCGGCCTCGTCGACCAGCCCCAGGCCGCGCAGATGGCATGCGTAGTGATAGGTGACGGTACCGTCGTACCGGGCGCCTACGTCGAGCACCCCGAGGCGATTGACGAGAAAGTCGGAAAACTCGTACGTTCGCGCGGCCAGCTCCTGGGCCCGCTCCAACCACGGCGGGTCGTCGGCGAACAGGTGCGGGAACTCGAGCTTGACCATCGCCGCGCACGAGCCGCTGGGGACCACGACCGGCAGGTCGCCCTTGAACACCTCGATCGTGTGCCGCGCCTGGGCCCGGGCCAGATCGAAAAAACCGCTGTTGAAAAACGGCTGCCCGCAGCAGGTCTGCTGTTCGGGGAATTCGACCTCGTGGCCCAATCGGCGCAGGATCCGCACCGTCGCCTGGCCGGCTCCCGGCCGGATGACGTCGCCCAAACAGGTGATCATCAGCGCCACTCGCATGGAGGGCGATTGTAGTTGCCCTGGCGCGGCCGGAAAGCAGGGCGCCGCGCCGAGGAAAGTTTAGAATCTCGACCAACTGGCAATTTGCTGCGTCGATTTTTTTGGCTCTTGACCTCGGCTCACGGGTAAACCCATGCATCTGGCGACCCTGCGCGGATTCTGTTGTGGCGCCGGCCTCACTCTCTTGGTCGGCGTCTGGCTGTTGGGCAATTCGCACGAAGCGGCGACGCATGCCGCCGATGAGCCGTCGACCAAAGGCTGGCAACCCGGCCAGGGCTGGGGTTGGAATTGGGCTCCCGACGACGAAGTCGGCGCGCTCAACGCCATGACGCCCGACTCGGTCCGGGCCGCCCTGCAATTGGCGCGTACGGGGCGCGTGTTCGACCTGGGCGTCACCTACAGTCGCAACAGCTACAAGTGGCCCGGCCACAACGCGGCCGAAGTCATGACCTATCGGGGACCCGAGGGAGTGAAGCGCCAGGCCGATCATCCGTTCGCCCTGCCCGAGGCGAACCCCAGCGGCCAGGCCTGGCATAGCTGCGCCTTGTTCATCAGCGACAACGTCGGGACGCAGATCGACGGGCTGGGCCATGTGACCGTCGGCGACGACAATCACTGGTACAACGGCTACCGCGAAAGCGACTGGGGCGGCAACTTCGGTGTCCGTAAGTGCGATGCGACGACGATTCCGCCGATCATTGCCCGCGGCGTGCTGCTCGATCTGGCTGGTCTGAAGCAGGTCGACGCCTTGCCGCACGGCTATGCGATCTCGCCGGGCGACATTGATGCGGCCTGCCGGCGGCAGCAGGTCGAGCTCCGGCCCGGCGACGTCGTGCTGATCCGCACCGGCGTGTTGCGCTACTGGGGTCGCGACGGGGCCGACGCCGACGTGTTGTCCGAACACGACTCGGCAGGCATCACGCTCGAGACGGCCCGGTACCTGGTCGAGCAGCACGGCGCGATGATGATCGGCGCCGACACGAGCGGCCTGGAGGTCAACCCGCCGGCCGCTCCAACCGACACGTTCATCCCCGTGCATCGCTACCTGCTCATCGAGCAAGGCGTGCACATCGGCGAGTTCCATTTCCTCGAAGACCTGGCCCGCGAGCAGGCTTGGGAATTCTGTTACATCGCCTCTACGAACAAGATTGCCGGCACGACGGCTGGTTTTGCCCTGCGGCCGCTGGCGATTCGTTGACGGCCAGGGGCTGTCAGGGACGAGCCCCGAGCAGCGCATCCAAGGCCGCCAAGGCAGCGGGCCAGGACGGCCGCGCATCGCGATAGACGTTCCACCACCGGCGCAAGGTTTCAACCGCGTCGACAGGTTCGAGTCCCCAGGCCCTGGCGGCCGCCGCGCAGGTCGCGTCGTCGTGCGCGAACAGCTCGGCGTCGGCCGCCGCCTCGAGCGTGATGGCCAGCATCGCCCAGGCCGCGGCCCGGGCAGCGCACGTGCGGGTCAGGCTGCCTTGAAACACCGGCAAGTCGGCGTTGAGCTGCGCCACCAGCCAGGCCACCTGCACGGTGGGCGGCGGACAGGCGTCGGCAACTGGCCCGCCAACCTCGATGCGGGCCAGGTTGGCCGCCGGGTGTGCGGCGCCGAAGCCGCCACCGACCGGAGGTACGAGCAGCACGTCGGCCGCCGGCACGAGCCAGTTTTCTGCCGTCCAGCGGCCGATGTGATCGAGCAAGGGCCCGCCGACCCGTTCCCAGGTCGCGCGCAAGGGTTCGGATTCGGCCTGAAGCCGGTCGAGCAAGTCGGGCTGCGCTGCGAGAGTCGCGCGGCGCATCGATGCCAAGGCGCGGGCCAAGGCCGGCGCCTGCGCTGCGGCCTGCGAGCGGTCGGCCACTTTGGCCAGCGCGCTGGCGGCGAGCTCCGTTTCGCGCTCGAAGCGTGGTGCCAGGCCGATGGCTTGCTCCAGGAGCGGGCCCTGCTCGACCGTGGCCGTCGCCGCCCAGGCGTCGAAGATGGCCAGCGGCTCGGCCCAGATGCCCAACGGCCCGGACCAGTCGGACGGTGCTGGCGCGGCGCTGCGTCGCACGCGCACGACGTCGGCCACGTGCAGCGCCGCGGCGAGCGGCTGGATCAGCCAGCGGAGGTGGACGGCTTCCATGCGGACTGCTCCCGGTCCCGGCGGGGGCTCGCGGCGGCACCGTGGCCGGCCTTCCCGCCTTCCCCCACCTGGTGTTTTTGCTTGACTCTCGCGGGAGGGGCACCTTAACATCTGCGCGAGCGACTCGATGACTGCACTTGGGCGGGCGAAGACTGGGCCAGTATTTGAAGACTGGGCCAGTATTTACTGGTACTGGGCCGGAAAATACAGGGGCGCGGTTCGAGGTCGCAGGCGGCAGTTCTGAATCGGCCCGTTTGCTTGGGCCTGACTACTTGCAGCGCAATTCCTGGCAACGCTCGTGCAGACGCTCACCGGTGGTGGTTAGCTCGATCCGGGTGGCGCTGCGCGATGAGGTTTTCCATGAAACGATTTTGTTTCGGTTCGGCCGTTTGCGCGACATTCATTTCGATGCACACCATCGCGCTCTACGCGGCCACGATCAATCCAGGCGACATTCTCGTACTCCAAGGGGGGCCTTCTGATCCGCAGGTGGACGACGTTGCCGCCGTGTATCGCGTCGACGCGATCACGGGGAATCGTGAGTTGATATCAGGCCGCGGCGTCGGGACAGGCCTGCCATTGCTCGAAGGCGGCGGGATTGCGCTGGGACCAAATCGAGAAATCTATGTCACCGATCCCTACTTCAACTTAGACACCCTGGAGCGTGAAGGACGCATTGTTCGCATTGATCCAGAAACGGGCAACCGCACGCTGATTTCTGGCCCTGGTCGTGGGGCCGGTCCAGCCTTCGGCGGCATCTTCGGAGGCCCGGGGCAATTGCAAGTTACGGATGATGGAACTGTCTTCCTGCGTGAAGACACGCGGATATTCGCGGTCAATCCCCTGACGGGCGATCGAACTCTCGTTTCCAGCAATGACATGGGCGCTGGCCCAAATCTCTTGGGACCAATTGGAATTCACGTTGACACTGCACTCGGAATCGTGGTTGGCGATCCGATACTGCAACATTTTGTGCAGGTCGACCCGACGACTGGAAACCGTACTTTACTTGGTTCGCTTCCCATCAATATTCAACGTGATTTCATTGTGCGCGATTCGATCGCAATCGTGCTCGCAGGACCAAGTCTTGCAAACGCATTGTTCTTCGCAGACCTAAATTCAGGTGCTGTTACGCCGATATCGGGTATCGTAGGCGCGCAGCTTTTAGGAGCAGGCCCCACATTCGATGGAAACAACGTCGACCTATTGCGACCAGGACAGCTCATCGTTGGCGGCAACAATACATCGATTGATGGTGGGCCTCGCACGCTCTTTCAAGTCGATGTTGCAACGGGAAATCGAACGGTTATTTCAGGGAGTGGCGTGGGTGCAGGAGATGAGATCACCTCGTTGCACGACTTAGTCGTGGTTCCGGTGCCAGAGCCCGATGCATTTGGCCTGGCCCTGCTTGGGTTTCTCGTCATAGCAAGTGTGATTGCAAATCGCATTTGCCACGGCGCGTCGGCGTAATCTCGATGAAGAACGGAATAAATTTTCGGGATTGACTGCGGATTCTCAAACGTAATGTTCCAGGAAATTAGATTTTGGGGAGTAGCCAATTGCAGGGGAAGTTAACGAGAAACCGGGCTCGGAAACCCGTTCGCGGTCGACTGGGCACTGCAACGATTCAACGCCTGGAGCACCGCGACCTGATGGCAGCGCATCTTGCAGACCTCCCGAATGTGCAAGGCGGTTGGGTTTCAGGCTTAACCGCCCCGTACGACGGGACCAGTTTCACGCGCGCCTCGTACTTCATCACACTCGATGCCAGTGGCCAGCGTGCATACACAGTCAGCACGGATTCGAGTCAGGTCAATATTTATGACATCAATTCCAGCGGCGGTTTTACATTGTCCGCCGGGCTTCCGAAGCAAACGATCAGTAGCTTGACGTCAGGCATCGGTCAATTTCTTCGACCCCACTCGCTTGCAATCAGTTCCGATGGCCTGTCGGCCTATGTGGTGACCCAAGGCGCCGACGCGACGGGGGCCGAGGCGGCATTGTTCACTTTCGATCGCAACGCGACTGATGGGACCCTCACCTTGCAGAGCAGTTGGACCATTCGCGCCAGCCAGTCACCCTCTGGGGATGGCATCATGGGCGCCGCCGAGGTGCGTGTGTCCGCGGATGGGAGGTTTGTCTACGTGACGGGACGCAACGATGATGCCGTTGCGGTCTTCGCTCGATCGACGACGCCGGGCGCGACATTTGGCCAGCCTTCGGCAATTATTGGCGGTGTCGTTACTTCACCTGACTTGGATTCCGCACGTGGCATTGCATTGAGCCCCCACAACCTCGACAGCCAGCGTCACGTCTACATCACTGCGAGAGATGCGGACAAGGTACTGGTCTACGAACGGAATCTGACCACAGGGTTGCTCGCGTTGCGACAAACGATTAGTTCATCCGCGATCATGCCGATGGACACGCCGACCAATGTCATCGTTTCTCCAGATGGCAAGCATGTTTACGTGGCGGCTGCGGCCGTCAATTCGACCCCGCAAGGCGAAGATGGTCGCTTGTTGGCCTTTGCTCGAGACACGAATCCACTGAGCTCAACCTACGGCCAGCTTACGCATGTAGCGACGTACTCCGATGGGGTTCCAGCCCCGGTCGAGGAGGTCGACGGATTAGATGGAAGCATCAGCCTTGCCACCAGCCCAGATGGTTCGCGAGTCTATGTTTCGGGCCACACGGATCGCGAGGGGAACTTGCCGCCGACCGTGGCACCAACTGGCGATCGTGGCGCGCTATCGGTGTTCACGAGAAACCCGCTTTCCGGGCAACTTGAATTCGAGCAGGTGCAGCGGCGCAACCTTATCGACGGACCTGCGGACACAACTGGCGGGCCGAATCGGAATGCCACCTATGGCATACGATCAATCGATGATTCAAACGGGGCGACATCGGGCGGAAAGGTACTTTTAACACTTAAGGGCACAGAGATTTCCCCGGGCGTTTTTGCCCCACTCGATCTCGGTAACTTTACGTTTCGAAAAGGTGACTTGCTGGAAATTGCCGGAACGGGGATGTTCGACGGAATTAACCGAATTGCAAGCGTCAATACGGCCAGCAACGCCGAGACCCTCGAGCTTGAGAACGATTACAATTCGGGATATGTGCTTAATGACCAATCCACCGCTCAGTTCCGGCGATCGGAGATGCGCGGTACTTTTGGCGTGGCCGTTGATCCGACGGGGCGTTTTGTCTACACTGCGAATTTTGGCGTACCTGCGCCGTTTCAAGGAGTTCGACCCGCTGGCGACGAAGGTTCGCTGGCTGCTTTTGCCGTCAATCCGCTCGTGGTCACCTCGCTGAGCGATTCTGCCACCGTGGCTGGTTCGCTCCGCTACGCAATTCAATACGCCAACGCCCATGCCGGGCTCGATACCATCGAAATCGATCTGGCCGACACGCTGACCGCCTCGCAAAAAGTTCTCTCGCTCAATCCGGCCCTGGGCGCCCTGCCGGTCCTTACCGGTCAGACGACGATTTTGGCCAACGGCGCGATTCTCGATGGCGCCGGCCTCAGCGGAGCGACGGGCTTGCGGTTTGCCAGCTCGGCGGGCCCGACGATCTTCGCCGTCGTGGGCCTGGAGATCCGCAATTTCGCCGTCGGCTTGGAAGTCGGCAGCGCGGCCGGCGGCGCGCCGGCCGATATCCTGGCCGTCGCCGATGGCAAAATTCACGATCTGACCGGCGGCGCCATTCATTCGCTGGGCACCAGTACGGTCATCGTCGGTAATACCCCGCTGTGGAATGTCGGCGCAGCGCAGCCGTTCATTGCTGGCGGGACCACGGCCCGCGCCAGCCTGGCTGCGGCCGTCAACGCGGGCAACGTCGTGCTGTCCGGCACGTTTCTGGACGGCGCCAACGCGGTCTTCGACCTGGAAATCTATGCCTACGACGACCTGAACACGCAGCCCGCGCTGGCGCGTACGCTGACCAACCAGGTCACGAATGCCGCGGGGCAACTGGCGATCAGCGAGACATTCACCGGCACGAGCCTGGCCGGCAAGATGTTCTTCGTCCTGGGCACGAAGAAGACCGCGGTGGGCGGCTCAAAAATCGAAACGACGAACCTGCTCGGCGCCCACGTCGCGGGGCCCGCCTACTCGGGCGTCCGCGGCCAGCCGCTCGATTTCACGTTCACCGCCCCCAGCCTCACCGGCGGCGGGTTGACCTATACCATCGACTGGGGTGACCGCCAGGGCACCATCACCAACCTGGCGAATGGCGGGAGCGGGTTGACGACCGTGACCAGCGCCAATCACCGCCTGCAAAACGGCGAACAAGTCACGCTCGCCAGCGTGTCCGCGTACTACAACGGCACCTACACGGTGCTCAATCGGACCAAGGACACTTTTCAGATTGCCCGCGCCTTTGTGTCGGGGGCCAGCTCCGGCAGTTTCAGTCGCGTCGAGATCGTGAACGGCGCTGCCAACTCGCTGACGCGGACGCACGTCTTCACCGACGACTCGGTAACCAGCGGCACGCGTTATTTCGGCGGCTACACGATCAGCGTATCGGTCAACGATGGGACGGGCACGAATGGGCCGAATAGCAGCAATCAGTCGCGCTCGATCCAAATCTGGGAGACTCAGACACACGGCTCGCTAACGCACGCCGTGTATGGCGGGACGGAGCCAGATGAGAATTCGTCTTCGATCCTTGAAGTGGATGGCTATGACCGCCTCGCCACATTGGATTACGGCACCGACTTGCAGTTGTTCGTACTGGCCTCCGATGGGGTGTTCTTGACCACGGCTGTCGCCTACAGCGTCCCCAAGGCGTCGATTTCGGGAAATCTCATTGCGTATTTGCAAGGGGGCTATGTCAACGCGTTTTATGGCGGCCAGGTTCGAGACGTCGCCCAACAGGTCTACGGAGGCTCGGGCATCGATTTGATCATCGGCGGCACCCGACGCGACACGTTGTTTGGCGGAGGCGGGGACGACAATCTGATCGGCTGGGATGGTCCGGCCACGTCATCGGATGTCGGCGACATTCTGTATGGTCAAGACGGCAACGACGTGCTGTACGGCGGCCGCGGAATTGACACCCTCGACGGTGGCGCCGGAGACGACCTGCTGTGGGGTGGCGGCGTCGAGTTTTACGATTGGGAGTTGCAGTGGTTCGACGTGCTCGGCAATTGGGCCGACGTGGCCACGGCCTATAACGACCGCATCGACGCCATTCTGGCGATCGTCACCGGCGACATCGAAGTCACGGGCACCGAATTTCACGAGGACACCTCCGTCGACGTGCTGATCGGCGGGGCTGGGCTCGATTGGTTCATCTCGATGCTCTACGACCAGGCCCTCGGCTACCTCGAGGTCAGCGACCTGGAAAGCGGCGAAATCGTCAGTTCGCTGTAAATCAGCCCCGGAAGCGGCCGGTCTCAACGCCCAAACTACGCCGCATTGGTCGAACCATCTCCCGATCGCCTTGGTGCATTGCGGAAGGACCGGCAAGGCAGGAACATCCCATTTGTGGCGGCGGCCGCGGGGCGAATTGCCATCGACGGCGCCGCACGAGGGATTATATTCAAAAGCTTCGTCGCGCCGATGCGCAACTCCTTGCCGCCGCGGGCTTACGCGGCGGTTGCCATGGGCGAATTGGGCCTGGGAGCCGTGAGAAGATGATCGAAGAGGTGAAGCCCTGGACAACCACCGACGCCAGCGAGCTGTACGAGGTCGAACGTTGGGGAAAGGGCTATTTTTCGGTCGATCGGGCCACGGGCAATCTGCTCGTACATCCGGCCAAAGAGTCGCACCGGCAAATCGACCTGAAAAAGCTGGTCGACGAGCTACAGATGCGCGGCATCGATCTGCCGATCCTGGTGCGCTTCGCCGGGATCTTGAAGCACCGGCTGCGCGAGATTCACGACGCGTTCGCCGAGGCGATTCAGCAGCACCACTACCGCGGCGGCTACTGCTGCGTGTATCCGATCAAGGTCAACCAGCAGCGGCAGGTCGTCGAAGAAGTGCTCGATTTCGGACGGCCGTATCGGTTCGGCCTTGAGGCGGGCTCGAAGCCTGAGCTGTTGGCCGTGGTGGCGCTGGCCGACAACGAGACACCGATCATCTGCAACGGCTTCAAGGACGCCGAATTCATCGAAACGGCGATGATCGGCCAGAAGATCGGCCGCAAGATCATCCCAGTGGTGGAGAAATTCACCGAACTGGGATTGATCCTCGAGTACGCCGAAAAGATCGGCGTCCGTCCGCAAATCGGCGTCCGCGTCAAGCTGGCTGCCCGCGGCGGCGGCCGTTGGCAGTCGTCGGCCGGATATCGCTCGAAATTCGGGCTCACCGTGAGCGAGGCGCTGCGCGCCTTGCAGGAGCTGCAATCGCGGGGCATGGGCGATTGTCTCAAGCTGTTGCACTTCCACCTGGGCAGCCAGATTCCCAACATCCGGATCATCAAGGGCGCGCTCAACGAGGCGGCCCGGATTTACTGCGAGCTGAAGCGCGGCGGAGCGGGCCTGGAATATCTCGACGTCGGCGGCGGCCTGGGCGTCGATTACGACGGCTCGCAGACGAATTTCGAGTCGAGCGCCAACTATACGCTGCAGGAATACGCCAACGACGTCGTCTATCACATTCAGGCGATCTGCGACGAATGCGAAGTCGAGCACCCGACGATCGTCTCCGAAAGCGGGCGGGCCGTCGTGGCCTATCACAGTGCGCTGGTGTTCAACGTGCTGGGCGTCTCGGGCCTGGGCGATAGCAGTGTGCCGCCGCAGGTGGCGGACGACGCCGAGCAGCCGCTGATCGACCTGCTCGACACGTTCAAGAACCTGACGGTCCGCAATGCCCAGGAGAGCTACCACGACGCTCAGCAGGCGCTCGACATGGCGATGAACCTGTTCAGCGGCGGCTACCTGCCGCTCGAACAGCGGTGCCTGGCCGAAAACTTGTTCTGGGCCATTTGCCGCAAGATGCAACGCCTGACGCGGCAGATGGACTATGTGCCCGAGGAGCTCCAAGGAC
This genomic interval from Pirellulales bacterium contains the following:
- a CDS encoding DUF3365 domain-containing protein, producing the protein MNTWTKTAGVAGASLAIAAACLFIADGALVAADRSGDVDAQALERTRKQVRMLDDLYKTAVVLITTHYVNDDADLPAGTAAIALFDAMKNKGWHEARLLDATGLPTNDKNAPSDEFEKTAIAKLKAGAAYHEAVVERDGKPYLRAATIVPVVMEKCTMCHDHYKAAKPGEAIGALSYTLPIE
- a CDS encoding Rrf2 family transcriptional regulator, which encodes MRLALQTDYALRTLIYLAGKPGRAHVADVAQFFQISAHHVGKVVHQLGRLGFVRSIRGVGGGIELARAPEAIRVGEVVLAFEGNLHLLDCVGVDAVCVIQPNCRLRSVLAEAERIQLEYLNGVYLSDVVRPGKQLVELRPVPPKGKSRPRRAGR
- a CDS encoding (Fe-S)-binding protein, whose protein sequence is MRVALMITCLGDVIRPGAGQATVRILRRLGHEVEFPEQQTCCGQPFFNSGFFDLARAQARHTIEVFKGDLPVVVPSGSCAAMVKLEFPHLFADDPPWLERAQELAARTYEFSDFLVNRLGVLDVGARYDGTVTYHYACHLRGLGLVDEAERLLAHVAGATLVPLARHDQCCGFGGSFAVRYPQVSGAMVDDKARAICATDARCVVATDAGCLMNIGGRLHRQGQAIEVLHLAELLDRRPA
- a CDS encoding cyclase family protein, which codes for MHLATLRGFCCGAGLTLLVGVWLLGNSHEAATHAADEPSTKGWQPGQGWGWNWAPDDEVGALNAMTPDSVRAALQLARTGRVFDLGVTYSRNSYKWPGHNAAEVMTYRGPEGVKRQADHPFALPEANPSGQAWHSCALFISDNVGTQIDGLGHVTVGDDNHWYNGYRESDWGGNFGVRKCDATTIPPIIARGVLLDLAGLKQVDALPHGYAISPGDIDAACRRQQVELRPGDVVLIRTGVLRYWGRDGADADVLSEHDSAGITLETARYLVEQHGAMMIGADTSGLEVNPPAAPTDTFIPVHRYLLIEQGVHIGEFHFLEDLAREQAWEFCYIASTNKIAGTTAGFALRPLAIR
- a CDS encoding beta-propeller fold lactonase family protein gives rise to the protein MAAHLADLPNVQGGWVSGLTAPYDGTSFTRASYFITLDASGQRAYTVSTDSSQVNIYDINSSGGFTLSAGLPKQTISSLTSGIGQFLRPHSLAISSDGLSAYVVTQGADATGAEAALFTFDRNATDGTLTLQSSWTIRASQSPSGDGIMGAAEVRVSADGRFVYVTGRNDDAVAVFARSTTPGATFGQPSAIIGGVVTSPDLDSARGIALSPHNLDSQRHVYITARDADKVLVYERNLTTGLLALRQTISSSAIMPMDTPTNVIVSPDGKHVYVAAAAVNSTPQGEDGRLLAFARDTNPLSSTYGQLTHVATYSDGVPAPVEEVDGLDGSISLATSPDGSRVYVSGHTDREGNLPPTVAPTGDRGALSVFTRNPLSGQLEFEQVQRRNLIDGPADTTGGPNRNATYGIRSIDDSNGATSGGKVLLTLKGTEISPGVFAPLDLGNFTFRKGDLLEIAGTGMFDGINRIASVNTASNAETLELENDYNSGYVLNDQSTAQFRRSEMRGTFGVAVDPTGRFVYTANFGVPAPFQGVRPAGDEGSLAAFAVNPLVVTSLSDSATVAGSLRYAIQYANAHAGLDTIEIDLADTLTASQKVLSLNPALGALPVLTGQTTILANGAILDGAGLSGATGLRFASSAGPTIFAVVGLEIRNFAVGLEVGSAAGGAPADILAVADGKIHDLTGGAIHSLGTSTVIVGNTPLWNVGAAQPFIAGGTTARASLAAAVNAGNVVLSGTFLDGANAVFDLEIYAYDDLNTQPALARTLTNQVTNAAGQLAISETFTGTSLAGKMFFVLGTKKTAVGGSKIETTNLLGAHVAGPAYSGVRGQPLDFTFTAPSLTGGGLTYTIDWGDRQGTITNLANGGSGLTTVTSANHRLQNGEQVTLASVSAYYNGTYTVLNRTKDTFQIARAFVSGASSGSFSRVEIVNGAANSLTRTHVFTDDSVTSGTRYFGGYTISVSVNDGTGTNGPNSSNQSRSIQIWETQTHGSLTHAVYGGTEPDENSSSILEVDGYDRLATLDYGTDLQLFVLASDGVFLTTAVAYSVPKASISGNLIAYLQGGYVNAFYGGQVRDVAQQVYGGSGIDLIIGGTRRDTLFGGGGDDNLIGWDGPATSSDVGDILYGQDGNDVLYGGRGIDTLDGGAGDDLLWGGGVEFYDWELQWFDVLGNWADVATAYNDRIDAILAIVTGDIEVTGTEFHEDTSVDVLIGGAGLDWFISMLYDQALGYLEVSDLESGEIVSSL
- the speA gene encoding biosynthetic arginine decarboxylase; protein product: MIEEVKPWTTTDASELYEVERWGKGYFSVDRATGNLLVHPAKESHRQIDLKKLVDELQMRGIDLPILVRFAGILKHRLREIHDAFAEAIQQHHYRGGYCCVYPIKVNQQRQVVEEVLDFGRPYRFGLEAGSKPELLAVVALADNETPIICNGFKDAEFIETAMIGQKIGRKIIPVVEKFTELGLILEYAEKIGVRPQIGVRVKLAARGGGRWQSSAGYRSKFGLTVSEALRALQELQSRGMGDCLKLLHFHLGSQIPNIRIIKGALNEAARIYCELKRGGAGLEYLDVGGGLGVDYDGSQTNFESSANYTLQEYANDVVYHIQAICDECEVEHPTIVSESGRAVVAYHSALVFNVLGVSGLGDSSVPPQVADDAEQPLIDLLDTFKNLTVRNAQESYHDAQQALDMAMNLFSGGYLPLEQRCLAENLFWAICRKMQRLTRQMDYVPEELQGLDELLSDTYFCNFSLFQSMPDSWAIKQLFPVMPIHRLNERPSTHAVLGDITCDSDGKIDQFIDRRDVKRVLPLHSFNGEPYYLGAFLIGAYQEILGDLHNLFGDTNAVHVTVNDAGECVLEAVIKGDTVREVLDYVEFDSNQLVRQLRTDVELAVREGRIDFQQAGQFLKFYEEGLGGYTYLEEPEH